The segment TACGTGATATACAGATGGTCGGATATTACAGGAGAAAGGTCATTTGAATTCTCATTTGCCAAGTTTACTTTGACTGCAGATAATCTTCAACTCAGGGATTTTGATAGCCTTGTTCCTTCGACTCTACAGAATATATATTTTATGATGAACATCAGTAAGGCTTTGATGGTTCTATAAGTGTTTTCAACACAAAGCTAGATGTGTCATATCATACAACATCACAATGAGGAGTTTGAGCAGGTTCAAGCGATGTCTTCATCAAATCGGCATAAGATTCCCACTCGTTACAAAGTGCAATAGTCGTAATCCCTTGAGTTGTCTTTATGGGTTATACTTTACGAGACAGAATGTATATGGTTTACTATTTTATTAGACATGGACTGTCTTAAAAAGCAGCAGTTTGAAAAGAGTCTCCAAAGAATATGTATAAAAGAATTAAGAAAAAGatcatgaaaaaaaaaacatgttttaagGAATCAGTTACGGTAACCGAAAGACCATGGAGGTTTATTTATCGGAAAAATTTCCAGAGGAGTGGGATTCTTTTTTTTAAGCTGAGGCTACAAGGGGATTTTTTTGGGGATTTTCCAGTGTAAGTAAGGAAGAGAGGgatgtattttttttgtttttgggcaTAACCATGATAGGATTAAAGATGATCTTTGagtcatttattttgcattttgaggAAAGAAGAAATATATTTCAGATCCGTGTGTTTGTGTGTATTTCTTTTGACTGTAATTTGGCCTTTGAGTAATTCTAGTTATTCTCATGATGTTTCTTAGCTCATTCTAGTTATGCATGTGTTTGTTGTAGAAACTTTGATTTCTCATTCATTCATATATTTGAAAGaaaattatttaatcttttcccTATTTGTTGTGGGTAGTTGGAAAAATAACTTTGTCATTTCTCTGGTATTCCTTTGTTTTATAAATTTGTTGTTCGCATTTGTATCATGGCTATGAGCAGAggttagttgcctttattgctttcggtaaaaagcatattcagaaaacatacattttatccaacgaagggagttttactttcatttcaaaattcagagagcacttctAATTGTCATTACAAGTGACTCAATTGTTGGTCctcttttgtctttcaatttgggcattgtGAGTCAGTTTTAAGGATTCTtttaagaaggacaaatttgtTCACCAACACTGATAAAATTAAAGCTCTTACAATTAACATTAACTTTTGAATCCTTGTTAGCTCATTAcaacatctaatttttttcttgtcCATCCTTGTGATAAAATTAAAACTAATTATGAACAATAACTTTTGAATCCTTGTAATGGAATGGAGAGGAGCAGGACGTGAGAGAGGCATGGGAGATACTAAGGTTTCTTCTAAAGCAAGTGTTGCTGATGTAGATGAGGATAGTGATGGAGATAGATCTAAGATGATCTAGTTTTGCCCCTATTGGAGGGTGTTTCTTAATCTTTTCCTGTTGTGTTGAAGGGCTTTTTGTGCAAAGGTTTCTTGGATTTGGCATTTATTAATGGGCCTTCCAATGAAGTGTAATTTGATGGTGTTTTGGTAGGCCTTTGGTTGATGTTTGAAGAATTTGGGCCTTTTATCATAGTATATTCTTTGCTCCTTTGATTTTGTCCTTGTTCTATTGATGTTGTTGGGAAGGTTGTTTCTTGTGCTTTTATTGGCTATGTCGGGCCATTCTATTTCACTAAGAAGGACTTTTTGTGTTAGTCATTTGTCTAGCTACTTTTGAGGGTGTCTTTTACTTGATGAGCATTGTGGGTTCTCCCTCTATGCCCTACATGAGGTTTTGTGGCCCGACTTTGAGTGGTTCAAAGACCCTTTTTTCCTCTTCCTGAAGGGTTTTGTTTTGATGAGCCATGTGTGGGATTTTGCTATTGTTGGACTTCTACTTGAGGGATTTGAAGTTGTTGGGTTTTCTATTTTGGGTGTAGATCCTAGTCCTTTTGGTGCTACCATTGGTGGGGTTGTTGAAAATACTTCTCTACCTCTCTGTTTTGATTGACTCTCAAAGGGTGTTGTCTTTATTGATACCTTAATTTTGGTGGGTATGAACCTATTTATCTTATCTTTTCATTTCACCTAGTTTTTCGTGTTGTTAATTTTGCGGCCCGTTGGCTATGATATTTTGtccccttgattttgatgtgtttgttTTGCTTGGATGGTGTTACCTCTCATGTTGTGGAGGGGGTTTTTGTGCTTTTCCATTTGTCTGAAACTATGGCCACTACTTTTGGCCAAGTTTTAGGTTTTTGTTTTTGGTTACTAGGGGATATGGGGGAATTTTCTTTGGTTCTTGCTCAAGTTACTCCTTGCTTCCCATATTCTTAGGCTTTTGGATGTCTTGgatatttctttttttattttccttcTAGAGTTTCTACAAGGAAGTTCCTTTGCCCTTTTTAGATCCAACCCTTGTTTCTCCTATTGATGTAGAGAGAGTGTTGGTGGGCTATTTCGATGTCTTGTAGCTAGTCGTTGCTTCTAGTTTTGATCTTCCTATAGAGCTGGAGATGTATATTGCAAAAGAATATGTGATTTGTGGTAAGGGGGTTGCTGCTATCCTTTATTCAAATggtgattttcaattttgtttctactactcctattgaggtggagcttGGAGAAGCTAGAGATTATATGCTTCAACATCAAATGAAAGTGGAGATTAAAAGGTTATTTTTCTTTATGTCTTTCTTGTTGTAATATGGGCTCAGGATGGTTATCTCCTTGAGCTGGTTGGTTTTATTGCTATGTCCTCAATTTTGTAACAACTCTTTTCTATCGTTGGTTGGTTTTTGTTTGGCTACTACTTGTCTATGATCCATCTTGAAACATTTTGTAAGTGGTTTCTATTTTTCTATGATTTATCTTCTTGCAACATCTTGCATGTACGTCCCAAATCCTAGTAAAATTCATTTGTAGAGGGCTTTTGATCCCTTCAAAGCCTATTTTACCACTAATCAAAAACTTTTGTATCCTTGCAAACCATCATACATATGATTTATCTATTGTATAGTATTGTGATGAAATTAAAACTCGAACGATCAATGATACTTCTAAAGGATTGTtgtcaatcaaacctaatcaaatGGCTTACAATATTGAAACACATTTGCCACATATTCCTCTCTCTTGGTTCCCATGAATTGTTAAATCAAAAGATCTAATGACTAGTGGAGCACAAAGCCACATGTGGCCTTTCTTTCATCTCTCTATACTACACTTCCAATGCATAACATGGACCCCCAACTTCCTAATAACATATCCTAGTCTTTAATGTAGATTCTTAAGAGCTCTCTTTCACTTTGTAAAATACCCACAACCAAGTTAGATGCACCACACAACTTCTTTCTATTCATCTAGGTACCACATTACACTCATTGACTAAATCAATCAAAAAATCACCATGCATCCATACCTGACGATTGAATTCACTAAATCAGAGATTCAAACATGTAATCACCAAAAGAATACTATATTTATGATGATTCCAAATTAATATCCTTTATGGGTGAGAGCTTATTGATTTTGTAACTACTCGCAAAATCCATGTGTGCATGGAATATAATATGTTTGCTTCACACTTGGCTCCCTTGCTTGCAAATTGGTTATGGATTTCCGTATTGTTAGTGGTGGTGTAGCCTTGGTTGGcattcctatttctttttctctgACTTCCCCATTGATTGTGGTTGGCACTTCCCTTGTGACTTTAACTATGTTTATGGTTCATGGTGATATTATGTTTGCTCCCATGATGGCTTTGTCCTTACCTCCAAGGGCCTTCTTCGCTAACCTTTATGTAATCCTTTTAGGGGTGTCCATTCCATGACCTCAAGTACTACCTAGAAATTCCTCCCCTATGCTTGTACAACTTGTATGGTGGTTTTAGGCTTGTAGGTGGTGGATAGTATCTCATTCTTTGAGAGTAAAGGTTTGGTttgcattttttccattttttgttgatgcTTCCAAATTTGCGTAAGTTGTTATTGTCTCACTAGACTCCTGTGGTTGACGGTAAGATAAAAATTTACCCTTATATTCATGGGTTCTTTgtattttgtttttcctttcctaaGGACTGAGAAGCTATTCTTGTCAAGTATGGGGATTTGAAATGGGATTCACATCCCCTCTCTCTTCATTTTTGGATGCCCTCCTTTAATCCTTTAAAGAAGTCTATCGATGTTTCCCCTATTTGGATAAGACTAAATTATCCTTAAAAATATCTACCCTATCATTGACAAGAACATCATAACATTTCTAATTTTGACCTTACCAAACTTTGTGATGAAATTAAAACTCTAACTATTAATGTAAATGTTAAAAAAGTCCTTGTTAAACCTAATCACATAGTTTACAATATTAAATTTCTCCATATTCCTCTCTCTTGATTCCCATACATTGTTAAACCAAGAGATCTAATAGCTAGTTGAGCACACACTACATATCGCCTTTCTTTCACCTCCCTCCATGCTTCTAGCCAATCGCATTATCATGCTTTGGTCTTATAAACCAATAAATACCCTTTCTATACTCCCAATTCATGTCATGGACCCGAAATTCCCTAAAACATATCGTAGCCTTTAATCCGGATGCTTAAGAATTCTATTTTGCTTCGTAAAATAACCCAAGACCAATCCGGACGCGGCACACAATTGCCTCTTAGTCATCTGGGCACCACTTTACACTCATTGATTCCATCAATCAGAAATCACGTCTCTATACAAGACGCTTGAATCCACTAAATTAGAGACTAACAAAATCACCGAAACAATACTATACTTGTTTTCACGATTCCAAATTAATATCTCATGGGTAAGAGCTTATTAATTTTGGAACCACTCTCGAAAGACATGTGCGTGTGGCATATAATATCTGGTTTAATACGTCAGCTTCTTGGAAGACAAGCTGGCTGACAGTTACGTTGAGCCCTGTTTAGCATCATATCCCTGGGAACAAGCCATGCATTTACAGTTGCGGAGGAAAGCAGAAATGTCAGAGAAGAGTGAGGCTCACCTACTCGATGATTTCGGCGGTCTAATTAAGCTATACAGCGATGGATCAGTTGTGAGGGGAGATGAATCATCTTTATTCTCCCTCTTAACAGAGCCCAATAATTACAATCATGTGGAATACAAAGACGTGGTGTTGGACGAGGAAGTTGGATTGTGGGTGCGCCTCTACCTGCCGCCTGAAACGACGAGCAAGGCGCTCGTAGTCATGTACTACCACGGTGGTGGCTTTATCCTCTTTAGCCCGGCAACGCCCTTCATACACCATAAGTGCCAGATGTGGGTGGCCACGCTGGGCGTCCTCATCGCTTCGGTGAATTACAGGATGGCTCCTGAGCACCGCCTTCCTTGTGCCTACGATGACTCCATCAAAGCGCTGCACTGGCTCCAACTGCAGGCCCTGGCGGCCGAAGGAGCAGAGCCTTGGTTACACTCCCACGCCGACTTTTCGAGGGTGTTTATTGCCGGCGAAAGCGCGGGGGGGAACATTGCACATCACGTGGGCGTGTGGGCGAGGAAGGCAAAGGCGGAGATGGAAATTAAAGGACTGATTTTGCTCTACCCGTTTTTCGGGTGCGAAGAGCGCACGGCTTCGGAGAAAGAAAACTCGCCGGAGTTTAGTTTGGAGATGTCAGATACCATGTGGAGGCTTGCCCTGCCTGTGGGAAGCAACAGAGATCATCCGTTCTCGAATCTGCTAATAGAAGGAGCCGCTGCCTCTGCTCTTGCCCTTCCGGCAATTCTCTTTGTGATTGCAGGGCACGATATACTGAGAGATCAACAGTTGCGCTACTGTGGGCTTCTCGAGAAATGTGGGAAACAAATTCGTGTACATGTTTGTGAATAGGAAGAGCACGGTTTCCTTCTTGTAAAAATGGAGGAGCCAAGTTCAGTTGAAGCCCTCCGTGTCATCTCTGATTTCATCAAATGAAAACATTGCCTGAAAAGGATAATAATAGAAGTCATCTTCTGCGAAATATATATTATTAGTTTTGCATGTTAATATTTGTCGTTGCTCGTGGCTCGATGATCCTCGTTTTTTCTTGGATTTCATAAAATTATTTATTAGTTTGAAACGTTATgccaaaaattaaaattcaaaagagTGCCGTATTGTGTTCGATAAATTTTTAGTGCCTGCCATGAGGCAAATAtttatcttttgtcaaaatgttaatttcaaaatatttactTTTGATTAACTTTTCATGATATTTCAGTTCAATCTCTAAAACAAATATAGATTTATATATTATTCTTATGAACATTCAAATAGCGGAAA is part of the Cryptomeria japonica chromosome 10, Sugi_1.0, whole genome shotgun sequence genome and harbors:
- the LOC131062819 gene encoding probable carboxylesterase 15; this translates as MVIGARGRLAGASSDRRKLRIDGKYGSQYEKRWCTVHGGSLQTVQGTTFLEDKLADSYVEPCLASYPWEQAMHLQLRRKAEMSEKSEAHLLDDFGGLIKLYSDGSVVRGDESSLFSLLTEPNNYNHVEYKDVVLDEEVGLWVRLYLPPETTSKALVVMYYHGGGFILFSPATPFIHHKCQMWVATLGVLIASVNYRMAPEHRLPCAYDDSIKALHWLQLQALAAEGAEPWLHSHADFSRVFIAGESAGGNIAHHVGVWARKAKAEMEIKGLILLYPFFGCEERTASEKENSPEFSLEMSDTMWRLALPVGSNRDHPFSNLLIEGAAASALALPAILFVIAGHDILRDQQLRYCGLLEKCGKQIRVHVCE